CGGCAGACCACCAAAAACCTTGAAGTGGTTGATGTCCGCCCGGACCAGAACCTGATCCTTGTCAAGGGTGCGGTGCCCGGTCCGAAAAACGCGATCGTGGAGATCTGCAAGGCGAAAAAGTCGTAAATTCCGGAGGCTGCCAGGACGGGGTTCGGGTTCAACGATTGGAAAATGCCGTCATCATAAGCCGGATGCAATGCAAAGAGGGAGACCATGGCTGTCGTGGAAGTCAAAAATATACAGGGTGAGACCGTATCGGAAATCGACCTTTCAGAGGAGATTTTCAATGTCGGGGTCAAACAAAGCGTTCTGCACCAGGTGGTTCGGATGCAGCTGGCCAACCGTCGCCGGGGAACGGCCAAAGTCAAGCGCCGCTCCGAGATACGGGGCAGCACCCAAAAGTTGTTTCGTCAGAAAGGCACCGGACGTGCACGCCGGGGGGACGTGAAAAGCCCGCTGCTCAGAGGCGGGGGCGTAATTTTCGGTCCTGAGCCGAGGGATTACTCATACAAGGTCCCCAAGAAAGTCCGTCGTCTGGCTTTGAAAATGGCTTTGTCGGCAAAGCTGAAGGACAATGAAATAATTGTGCTTGACGGATTTGCCCTCGATCAGGTAAAGACAAAGGCCGTTGCTTCGACGCTTCAGCGCCTTGAACTGGAAAAACCGCTGATCGTGATTGATCAAAAGGATGCAACCTTGGAGCTGTCCTCCAGAAATATTCCGGGCGTCAAGGTGTTGCGGGTTGAAGGGCTCAATGTATACGATATTTTGAACCACAAGACCCTGGTTCTGCTGGCACCGTCGATCAAGGGGATTGAAGGGAGATTGGCTGCATGAAAGACTATCATATCATATTAGGTCCGGTGGATACGGAAAAGACCAATATCGCCCGGGAAGAACTCAACCAAGTGGCCTTTGAGGTGGCGCCTGCCTCCAATCGGGTTCAGATCCGGAAGGCTGTTGAGTCGATTTTCAACGTCGAGGTTCGCTCGGTTCGGACGATGCGGGTCAAGGGCAAGTTCAAACGGCGGGGCCGGATTTTGGGCAAGCGCAAGGACTGGAAAAAAGCTATCGTGACATTGATGCCCGGCAGCCGGATCAAATTTTTTGAAGGTGCATAAGCAAAGGTGACGACCAATGGCGACTAAAAAAGTAAAACCCACGTCCCACGGACGCCGGTTTCAGACATATTCCACCTTTTCGGAGATTACAAAGAAAGAGCCGGAAAGGCATCTGTTAAAGCCCATTAAGAAAACCGGCGGCAGAAATGCCAACGGCCGGATTACGGCCCGGCATCGGGGCGGCGGTACTAAACGGTTTTACCGGATCATCGATTTCAAGCGGGACAAGGACGGAGTGCCGGCAAAGGTGGCAGCCATTGAATATGACCCCAACCGGTCTGCCCGCATTGCTTTGCTGTATTACGCAGACGGTGAGAAACGATACATCCTTGCGCCCGCAAAACTGGTCGTTGGCCAGACTGTCATGTCCGGACCGCAAGCCGAAATCCGGCCGGGCAACTGTCTGCCCTTAAGCCATATACCCCTTGGCACCCATGTGCACAATATAGAGCTTCGGACCGGCCGGGGCGGTCAGCTGGTGAAAAGCGCAGGCGGATTTGCCCAGCTTATGGCCAAGGAAGGCCGGTATGCGACCGTTAAGCTGCCCTCCGGGGAAGTGCGGATGGTGTTGGTGGCCAACCGCGCCACCATCGGGCAGATCGGCAATTCGGATCATTCCAATGTTTCCCTGGGCAAGGCCGGGCGCAAGCGCTATCTCGGCCGCCGGCCCCGGACCCGGGGTGTTGTCATGAATCCGGTGGACCACCCCATGGGCGGCGGCGAGGGCCGCTCCTCTGGCGGACGTCACCCCTGTTCTCCCTGGGGGATGCCGGCAAAGGGCTTTCGAACCCGGAAGCGCACCAAGCAGAGCGACCGGCTCATTGTCAAGAGGCGCAGGTAAGATGCGAATGGTTATCGCGCATTATTTATACCCAGAACACTGTTGTAATAAGCAGGAGCAATTATGCCGCGTTCGTTAAAAAAAGGCCCCTACGTAGAACCCAAGCTTCACGGCAAAGTGGTTATTTCCCAGGAGGCCCGAAGCGCAAAAGTCATCAAGACCTGGTCCAGGCGATCGACCATCATTCCCGAAATGGTGGGCCTGACCCTGGCCGTGCATAACGGAAAAAAATTCATCCCCGT
Above is a window of Desulfosalsimonas propionicica DNA encoding:
- the rplB gene encoding 50S ribosomal protein L2; this encodes MATKKVKPTSHGRRFQTYSTFSEITKKEPERHLLKPIKKTGGRNANGRITARHRGGGTKRFYRIIDFKRDKDGVPAKVAAIEYDPNRSARIALLYYADGEKRYILAPAKLVVGQTVMSGPQAEIRPGNCLPLSHIPLGTHVHNIELRTGRGGQLVKSAGGFAQLMAKEGRYATVKLPSGEVRMVLVANRATIGQIGNSDHSNVSLGKAGRKRYLGRRPRTRGVVMNPVDHPMGGGEGRSSGGRHPCSPWGMPAKGFRTRKRTKQSDRLIVKRRR
- the rplD gene encoding 50S ribosomal protein L4; amino-acid sequence: MAVVEVKNIQGETVSEIDLSEEIFNVGVKQSVLHQVVRMQLANRRRGTAKVKRRSEIRGSTQKLFRQKGTGRARRGDVKSPLLRGGGVIFGPEPRDYSYKVPKKVRRLALKMALSAKLKDNEIIVLDGFALDQVKTKAVASTLQRLELEKPLIVIDQKDATLELSSRNIPGVKVLRVEGLNVYDILNHKTLVLLAPSIKGIEGRLAA
- the rplW gene encoding 50S ribosomal protein L23; this translates as MKDYHIILGPVDTEKTNIAREELNQVAFEVAPASNRVQIRKAVESIFNVEVRSVRTMRVKGKFKRRGRILGKRKDWKKAIVTLMPGSRIKFFEGA
- the rpsS gene encoding 30S ribosomal protein S19, which encodes MPRSLKKGPYVEPKLHGKVVISQEARSAKVIKTWSRRSTIIPEMVGLTLAVHNGKKFIPVFVTENMVGHKLGEFSPTRTFYGHAGDKKSKMKK